CGAAACTCCTCAGGGCCAACCCACAAGCAATTCCCATCCCGTGGGCATCCACGGCCCATTGTGCGCCATCGACTCGATGGCCCGGCGTGAAGCTGGCGAAATCCTGACTGCAAGCACGCGCCAATGCAAACGCTTCGACATCAATCACCTTCGGCACCAGCCCTGCCAGGGCCAAGACCGCCTCGCGCGCTTCGATATGCTCCTTCAGGCAGGCGGCCAACAGCACCTCGACGCGATCAGGGTCCTGGGCCGAGCGCCCCTGGAGCTGAAAGTCGATGGCCACCTCGTCCAGCGGGTACGGAATGTACTGGTCCGCTTCTGCCTGGATCATCCATGCCATCTCATCGTCGCTGAGCCCTGCTGCCATGTCGATGACCCGCGTGATCACCGAAGGCCCGGCCACGGCAACCGCAGCGCCACGGGCTGACGTGTGCAACCGAGGCAGCGTCGCGTGCAAGGCACGCCCTATGCTTTCCAGATCCAAAAGTGCACCGTCGACCACCGCGCGGGCGGGCAGTGCCTGGGTGGCATAGCCCTGAACACTGTAACCGTTGCCAGAACGGCCCAACTCAACCAGCCGAATGGCCGTGTCATTGATATCGACACCCAGCAGGGCGTCGGCTTTTCGCGTGAAAAATCCCTTTCTCATAAAACTCCCTAAAAATTTGCCTGTCATACCGCCTGATTGCTGCTGGACGCCATGCATTCGGTCGACTTGTTGAACAGGCGCGAATGACGCCCCAAGCCGAAAAATGCTTTAATGCCCAGCGTTTTTTCCCGCTTTATCTGCAGCTCGGGTTGATCCATCGTTTGCCATGCATGCCCCGACGCCTAACTCATTCTTTTCTCTGGAAATCCAAAAGCCTTGATTCGTCTGCTGAAGTTTTTCGGGTACTCCATTGTCGCGATTGTCTGCGGGCTGCTGCTCGTACTCAGCGGTGCCTACCTCTACCTTAGTCCGGGTTTACCCTCCGTAGAGGCCCTGAGAAGTATCCAGTTGCAGATTCCTTTGCGGGTCTACAGCAGCGATGAAAAGCTGATCGCGGAGTTCGGCGAAATGCGCCGCACACCGATCCGTTTTGCCGACATTCCACCCAATTTCATCAGCGCCCTGCTCTCGGCCGAAGACGATAATTTCGCCAACCACTATGGCGTGGACCCCAGCAGCCTGGTGCGCGCCGCCACGCAGCTGGTAAAAAGCGGACACATTCAATCCGGTGGCAGCACCATCACCATGCAGGTGGCGAAGAACTTCTTCCTCACCAGCGAGCGCAGCTTCTCGCGTAAAGCCACCGAGATCCTGCTGGCGCTGCAAATCGAGCGTCAGCTGACCAAGGACGAGATCCTTGAGCTGTACGTCAACAAGATCTACCTAGGCAACCGCGCCTACGGAATCGAGGCGGCTTCGCAGGTTTACTACGGCAAGTCGATTCGTGATGCCAGCCTGGCGCAGATGGCCATGATTGCTGGCCTGCCAAAAGCACCCTCGCGCTTCAACCCCCTGGCCAACCCGGCGCGCAGCAAAGAACGCCGCGACTGGATCCTCGGACGCATGTACAAGCTGGGCAAGATCGACCAAGCCGCCTATGAAAGCGCAGTGGCCGAACCGCTGAACGCCAGCTACCACGTACCAACGCCGGAAGTGAACGCTCCGTATATCGCTGAAATGGCCCGGGCCGAGATGGTCGGCCGTTATGGCAGCGAGGCCTACACCGAGGGCTTCCGCGTCACCACTACCGTGCCAAGCGACCTGCAGGACTTTGCCAACAACTCGGTGCATTCCGGCCTGATCACTTACGACCAGCGTCACGGCTACCGAGGCCCTGAATCGCGTTTGCCGGGCAAGACCTTGAGCGCCTGGACCACAGAGCTGGGCAAGCAACGCGCAATCAGCGGGCTGG
The Pseudomonas poae DNA segment above includes these coding regions:
- the pilM gene encoding type IV pilus assembly protein PilM → MRKGFFTRKADALLGVDINDTAIRLVELGRSGNGYSVQGYATQALPARAVVDGALLDLESIGRALHATLPRLHTSARGAAVAVAGPSVITRVIDMAAGLSDDEMAWMIQAEADQYIPYPLDEVAIDFQLQGRSAQDPDRVEVLLAACLKEHIEAREAVLALAGLVPKVIDVEAFALARACSQDFASFTPGHRVDGAQWAVDAHGMGIACGLALRSFA